Within the Solibacillus silvestris genome, the region GATTGTGTAGCAGGTTTTTTCATGAAATTGCGAATTTTGTTCAGTAAAAATACATAGAGCGCAAACCAGACAAATGTTAAGACGATATAGATGATGCCCATCGTCAGAAACGGCCAAAACGGTTCTGTATCTTTTGCTAGGAATTGCGGCAAAAACGTAAGGAAGAAAACCGCTACTTTAGGGTTTGTGATATTAGTAATGAGACCCTGTTTAAAATAAGAATTGCCTTTTGCTTCAATTTCGGGAATGTCCGTCATTTCCTCCGTATCTGCCTTTTTCGAACGCATGCTCATCAATGTTTTTACGCCTAAGTAGCATAAGTAGGCTGCTCCGACGTATTTCAGTACTGTAAATGCTACGGCAGACTTTACAATTATCGCCGATAGCCCTGCAACGGCTGCAATAGTATGGACGGTTAATCCCGCACAAGAACCGACCATCGTTTGAAAACCCCCCTTTTGTCCGTTAACAATCGTATTTTTCGTAACGATCGCTGTATCAGGACCCGGTAAAATAATGAGCAGTATACACGCAATTATAAAGAACAGAACATTCTCCATTTAATCACCTTCATTTTCTGAATTTTTAAATATGTTAACATAATTCATCCGAATGAGGCTAGAGGATTTTCAGTTTTATGGATTGTTAGTATGGCTTTACTTCTATGCCTTCTAATGATATGACCGGTGACTGATTTTATTAGAAGAATTTTATATTTATTAGAAAACTTCAACAGGTTATTAGCATTTTCCGAATGTTTATTTGAACATCTAAAAGCATTATTAGAACAATTGTCTTATATATTAGAAAATCGGTAACTTATTAGAAGATGTCAACTTGATATTAGATGATTTAAATGTTTATTAGAATATTACTAGCGACTCCTTCAATCGTCAGCAAGTAATGCCATTTTCTCAGCAGCTTTCTCTATGATTACATCATCTTTAACCTGACCCCTATAATTGATATACATCACGGTCCGACCCCTTACAAAAAGAAAATCTTTATGAAAAGAATTATCCCTAATCAGCAGACGATCAAAAGCTGTGTGTTTTCTTTCTTTAAAACTTGCAGGATCACTTCCATATGTATGCTTGATTATTAACTCATTAACTAGTGAGCTAACATGGGAATTGAAACGTAGCTTATAAACTTCCGATGAGATTGATGGTTGATATGCATGATTTGGATCGTACCATTCCCCTTCCTGAATAACGCCCATTTCTGTTGAATCATATTGGACA harbors:
- a CDS encoding lysine transporter LysE, coding for MENVLFFIIACILLIILPGPDTAIVTKNTIVNGQKGGFQTMVGSCAGLTVHTIAAVAGLSAIIVKSAVAFTVLKYVGAAYLCYLGVKTLMSMRSKKADTEEMTDIPEIEAKGNSYFKQGLITNITNPKVAVFFLTFLPQFLAKDTEPFWPFLTMGIIYIVLTFVWFALYVFLLNKIRNFMKKPATQSVIETLTGAVLIGFGIKLAFEKQM